A segment of the Sander lucioperca isolate FBNREF2018 chromosome 7, SLUC_FBN_1.2, whole genome shotgun sequence genome:
TcatatgttgtttttgttacaATGTATTACATGTAGAAGATGTGACTAATTGTTAAAACTTcttgtgtttgtctcttttGATCTGCAGATTTGGATACTGGTCTGTGTCCATTTACTGCTGTTCATCACGTTTGGGGTACATTCAAGTAAATTTGACGTCAACCCAGTGACAGATGACATCTCTAGACTTTCTATTCTGGTAAGAACAATACTGTCATTCAAACATTTCAAGCTTTAGCGCCACTCTAATTATGGATATCACATTCATGCTGGACTTTATAATGAGTAACTATCATATCTTAAAATCAGGTCAGAATCATGGCTGCCAATACTGAAACAATTCTGTATCTGGAAGGATATATAATGTTATAACTCATAGTTTTTCTACTAGCATGGTGCCACCTGCTTTATGAGCAAAGGTTATATGAACaaaggtttaaaaaagtgaGGAAGCAAAAAACCCCatcttaaaacaaaacaaaatcatctTAATGACAGGACAAACAAACATGATACACCAAGAGAGTGGGAAGCAAACTTCCCAAGCGTTTATCCCACCAAATGAAAGTGTTTGTCCTGTATTGGTAAATAATTAAGTGACTTTTTGTCAACATGCTACACAATCAACTTGCAGGTATATGATCTAACTTTATTAACTAGTGCTCCATTGCTACTTTcaaatttgaatgtttttgtactttttcttttcttttcacagaGACAAAATATTCCTAAAGATTACAAAATTCCTGTACACTACATTCCAAAAGAAGAGGTAAGATATTGTGTTATCCGCCCACAGTACCTCTTGGGGAATAATAAATTGGGAAGATAATTACCAAAATCTAATAACTAGATTTATGTAAAATTCTGCTTATTTACACCACACCACCTTTTTAATTTTAAGTAAAAACCTTTGCTTTGAAAGAATTTGCAAATGAGCAGATGTCCTGACCATTACTTTGACAAACTTTGCATGTGTATACATTCGTGCTCCCAAGAGCAAGAAAGCTTTTTTTAGCTATTCAACTTCACGCTAAACTTTGGCTGACCTTGGAACTATTGTACAGTGTAAATATTGTGTCATATCCCAAATGCAACTGTGAAAGTAACATCTGACTAGGGAAGATTATTAGATTTTGGTGGATATGCAGTCTATTGAGAGCTTTCTTGTTGGCGTTTTGGTAAATCTGATTAGCACACTATGTATTAAGTGATCAAACAGTACTTGCTATTGCACCTTATAtgccttctttttcttctagGGAGGGATGTGTTGGGTAAAATTAAACGTCTTCTACTTGGAGGAGAGTTTGAAAGATTTAGCACATAAGTTTGGAAACATTTCATCCAACAGAAAAGATATTAGCATATTCAACCAAATGCTCGAAGAACTGCGGCTCAACATGGGGTCTGTGGTAAGTTCATATTGTGGTCGTACCATAGACCTACTGTACTAAATGTGTCCATTAACAGATGGAAAACAGAAATAACATGTCCATTGTTGCTGCTTAGTATAGGTTTGAAATCTTTGAAACTACAGTTTTGCAatgatttaaatatttaaagctGAAATCCATAAATTGTTGTCCTTTAAAGTGGCAAGAGGTAATTTAAATTATGTTCAAACTACAAAAAAGATGGCTATCCAGATTTGTACTTGTAACTTCTTCATGTATGCTAATGTTATAGCTTAGGGGACACATGTTATACATGTAGCCATGTGGCTAACAAGCCATGTACAAAGAATCCCCTACAGACTATGGTGTTATGAGGCTAAGCATGGCTGACCAACACTGACATCCAAACCTTTATTAGCAGGTTTCTTTTGCAAGATGAGGTTCATTTATCCAACTAGCTGCCCATTACTTCCACTATTTACTTaataaaagaaatgccattgcttttcttttttatggATTTCAGTTTTAAAGGCAAGGTAATCCTCTCAACTAGACCCTTGAAATGAACCACttaaagacataaaaacataaatctcTCTGAACTGTGtgtccttttgtctttgcaGGAGCCGATCATGTATGATTTTGAGTGCCACTACAGGAAAGACAGGTGGCAGACAGCGCGGTATTTTGACTTTGTCAAAGACTTCCTtatagctgcacagaataaagaAGATTCAGATGAATGTGATCCTCCTCCCTGTcctacaacaccacacacagtAACTACAGAAGAATATTT
Coding sequences within it:
- the kitlga gene encoding kit ligand a isoform X2, whose protein sequence is MKKPKIWILVCVHLLLFITFGVHSSKFDVNPVTDDISRLSILRQNIPKDYKIPVHYIPKEEGGMCWVKLNVFYLEESLKDLAHKFGNISSNRKDISIFNQMLEELRLNMGSVEPIMYDFECHYRKDRWQTARYFDFVKDFLIAAQNKEDSDECDPPPCPTTPHTVTTEEYLTDSPLSSSKGPECTGCNTRETSALTEVVERSLLSLLFIPLLALVFLLVWKVRSRRNEEDLQQNPGEGGRFTGTEATAAPLDAEISEKNMLNVIEIV
- the kitlga gene encoding kit ligand a isoform X1 translates to MKKPKIWILVCVHLLLFITFGVHSSKFDVNPVTDDISRLSILRQNIPKDYKIPVHYIPKEEGGMCWVKLNVFYLEESLKDLAHKFGNISSNRKDISIFNQMLEELRLNMGSVEPIMYDFECHYRKDRWQTARYFDFVKDFLIAAQNKEDSDECDPPPCPTTPHTVTTEEYLTDSPLSSSKGPECTGCNTRSETSALTEVVERSLLSLLFIPLLALVFLLVWKVRSRRNEEDLQQNPGEGGRFTGTEATAAPLDAEISEKNMLNVIEIV